From a region of the Bacteroidales bacterium genome:
- a CDS encoding 1,4-dihydroxy-6-naphthoate synthase, translating to MVLSVGISSCPNDTFIFDAMLHNKIDTEGLSFNLKIADIEELNKLAFNHELDITKLSFFAYAYLIKNYVLLNSGSALGNKNGPLLISKQKIYKDEIDYLKIAIPGKYTTANLLLSIAYPNAKNKIQYLFSDIEEVVLSNEADAGLIIHENRFTYKEKGLKKILDLGEYWENLTELPIPLGGIVVKRNIDLDVQQKVDRILKRSIEFALKNPRSCIDFMKKYAQEMKEDIMYKHVKLYVNDYTINLDEKGRKAINELYKRAEKLKIIDKIDLPIFVE from the coding sequence ATGGTTTTATCTGTTGGAATATCTTCATGCCCTAACGATACTTTTATTTTCGATGCAATGTTGCATAATAAAATTGATACTGAAGGTTTGTCGTTTAACTTAAAAATTGCTGATATTGAAGAATTAAACAAATTAGCATTTAATCATGAACTTGATATTACCAAATTAAGTTTTTTTGCATACGCATATTTAATAAAAAATTATGTTCTGCTTAATTCGGGAAGTGCATTAGGAAACAAAAACGGACCTTTATTAATAAGTAAACAAAAAATTTATAAAGACGAAATTGATTATTTAAAAATTGCAATTCCAGGTAAATATACAACAGCAAATCTTTTACTAAGTATTGCATACCCTAATGCAAAAAATAAAATTCAATATCTTTTTTCTGATATTGAAGAAGTTGTTTTAAGTAATGAAGCTGATGCAGGCTTGATTATTCATGAAAACAGGTTTACATACAAAGAAAAAGGATTAAAAAAAATACTTGACCTTGGTGAATACTGGGAAAATTTAACCGAACTTCCAATACCATTGGGTGGAATTGTAGTTAAGCGTAATATTGATTTAGATGTTCAACAAAAAGTTGACAGAATTTTAAAAAGAAGCATTGAATTTGCATTAAAAAATCCACGTTCATGTATTGATTTTATGAAAAAATATGCACAGGAAATGAAAGAAGATATTATGTATAAACATGTAAAGTTATATGTTAATGATTATACAATTAATTTGGATGAAAAAGGACGAAAAGCAATTAATGAATTATATAAACGGGCAGAAAAATTAAAAATTATTGATAAAATTGATTTACCGATTTTTGTAGAATAA
- the rfaD gene encoding ADP-glyceromanno-heptose 6-epimerase codes for MIIVTGAAGFIGSNLVRKLNDENFKDIVVVDDFSDIEKNKNLDNKIFSHKIDREKFIEWIGKNHKFIQFIFHIGARTDTTEFDKSVFDKLNLGYTKKVWDKCVEFGLPLIYASSAATYGMGEFGYNDEHDIVEKLKPLNPYGESKNEFDKWALKQEKKPYFWIGLKFFNVYGPNEYHKGRMASVIFHAFNQIKSTNKMKLFRSHNPQYKDGEQLRDFIYVKDVVDVLYFLMHHRKNSGIYNLGTGKARSFLDLTRNTFKAKKVEENIGFIDTPEDIRDKYQYFTEANMQKLRAIGYNKPFYSLEKGIEDYVKNYLIDKVYR; via the coding sequence ATGATTATAGTTACAGGAGCTGCCGGATTTATTGGCAGTAATTTAGTTAGAAAATTAAATGACGAAAACTTTAAAGATATTGTAGTTGTTGATGATTTTTCTGATATTGAGAAAAACAAAAACCTTGATAATAAGATATTTAGTCATAAAATTGACAGAGAAAAATTTATTGAATGGATAGGAAAAAATCATAAATTTATCCAGTTTATTTTTCATATAGGTGCAAGAACTGATACCACTGAATTTGATAAATCGGTTTTCGATAAATTAAATTTAGGATATACCAAAAAGGTTTGGGATAAATGTGTTGAATTTGGTTTACCATTAATCTATGCATCTTCTGCGGCTACTTATGGAATGGGCGAATTTGGTTATAATGACGAACATGATATTGTTGAAAAACTGAAACCTTTAAATCCGTATGGAGAATCAAAAAATGAATTTGATAAGTGGGCATTGAAGCAGGAAAAAAAGCCATATTTTTGGATTGGTTTGAAGTTTTTTAATGTATATGGACCTAATGAATATCATAAAGGAAGAATGGCATCAGTTATTTTTCATGCATTTAACCAGATTAAATCAACAAACAAAATGAAACTGTTTCGTTCTCATAATCCACAATATAAAGATGGTGAGCAGTTAAGAGATTTCATTTATGTTAAAGATGTAGTTGATGTTTTATATTTTTTAATGCATCACAGAAAAAATTCAGGAATATATAATCTTGGAACAGGAAAAGCCCGTTCATTCCTGGATTTAACAAGAAATACATTTAAAGCAAAAAAAGTTGAAGAAAATATTGGTTTTATTGATACTCCTGAAGATATTCGCGACAAATACCAGTATTTTACAGAAGCTAATATGCAGAAATTAAGAGCAATAGGATATAATAAACCATTTTATTCTTTAGAAAAAGGAATTGAAGATTA